DNA sequence from the Thiobacillus sp. SCUT-2 genome:
CGTTGGTGATCGTCGCCTTGATGGTCTCGGGATCGCCGCCGTAGAGCCAGTCGTTGTCGGTCAGGTTGGGGAAGCCCTTGGCGCCCTGGGCGTCGGAGCCGTGGCACTGCGAGCAGTAGGTCAGGAAGAGGTGCTTGCCGATGGCGCGGGCGTTCGGGTCGGCGGCCACCGTGGCGATGTCCTCCTGCATGTACTTGGCGTACATCGGCTGGAACTTCGCCTCCGCCGCCTTCACCTCGGCCTGGTATTCGCCCCTGGAGGTCCAGCCCAGCAGGCCGGCGAAGTTGCCGAGGCCCGGCCACAGCGCCAGATAGCCGAGCGCGAAGATCATGGTGCCGTAGAAGAGCCCCAGCCACCAGCGCGGCAGGGGATTGTTGAGGTCCCGCAGATCGCCGTCCCAGGTGTGCTCCATGAGTTCGGCCTTCTCGCCCGGCGCGAACTTCTTGGTCGTCTGCGACTTGAGGAACACCCACGTGCCGATGATGCTGACCAGGGTGATGACGCTGATGTAGATGGGCCAGAAGCCGCTCGTGAAATCGCTCATTGCTTGTCTCCTTTTTGGGCGGGCTTGTCGTCGTCATCCTCGAAGGG
Encoded proteins:
- the ccoP gene encoding cytochrome-c oxidase, cbb3-type subunit III, which gives rise to MSDFTSGFWPIYISVITLVSIIGTWVFLKSQTTKKFAPGEKAELMEHTWDGDLRDLNNPLPRWWLGLFYGTMIFALGYLALWPGLGNFAGLLGWTSRGEYQAEVKAAEAKFQPMYAKYMQEDIATVAADPNARAIGKHLFLTYCSQCHGSDAQGAKGFPNLTDNDWLYGGDPETIKATITNGRTAMMPAWGDTLGAEKVRQVANYVLSLSGRKHDAALAAAGKTVFAENCAACHMPDGTGMKAMGAPNLTDKVWLYGGSEATIIETISKGRNGVMPAMTQTLGTTSNKEAKLHLLAAYVYGLSQQK